CGGAAGCACCCCTTGCAGAGACGTGCGGCTACAGCCGGTTGAACCGGTTTCGGGTGTCGTGTTCATTTGGGCGGCCATAACCTTACCTCCTCTGCAAGGATTACCCGCGTGTGCGGGCAGGGACCATCATAATACAAGCGCCCGATTTGTCAAACGACAAGCCTACTGCTTGTGGGCCTGAACCTGCCGCAGAATAGCCTCTAGCTGCGCCTCGAGCAAGGGCACATCGGACTGGCAGATCTGCCAGACCTCTTCTGCGTCAATGCCCAGGTAGTCGTGCGCGATCAGGTTGCGCATGTCTTTGACCCTCTGCCAGTCAATCTCGGGGTGTTGCGTGCGCAACTCGGGAGTGAGCCGGCTGACCATTTCGCCAACGACAACCAGGTTCATCAGCGTCGCGTCAAAGACGAGCTCATTGGACCCGAACTCGTCAGCTGAGCTGACCTCCGAAACATAGCGGCGAATCCGGCGCGCAGCGTCCAGGAGGGCCAGCAGGTTAGCCTCGTCCCTCTCAGGCATACACTGCCTCGCGCAGAATCTGCTCGCGATAGTACGGCTTCAAGTACCGCTCAGAGGCCAGGTCTACCGGACGGCCGAACTCGGTCTCGAGCTCGGCCCGCAGGGCCCGTTTCAGGTCGAACAGGCCTGGCGTACCAGGCTCGATATCCACCAGCAGGTCGACGTCGCTCTGCTCGTGATGCTCGTTGCGGGCAAAGGAGCCAATGACG
The window above is part of the Chloroflexi bacterium ADurb.Bin180 genome. Proteins encoded here:
- a CDS encoding Nucleotidyltransferase domain protein, giving the protein MPSGTELKREDILKYLRSRRSHLRQVYRVRRIAVIGSFARNEHHEQSDVDLLVDIEPGTPGLFDLKRALRAELETEFGRPVDLASERYLKPYYREQILREAVYA